GTGTTACTGAAACATGAAGGCACTTAACTATGCCTTTACCATCATTTAAGCAAATAATTTTTGTCAAGTATTAATTCCTTTCCCTTTTTGTTTAGGTGAGTCGTTTGCAAAGTGAAGGATATTATGGAGGTGTTCGGCTGCTGATGGCTATCTGTAAAGTTTTCTATAATCACTGTATTCAAAATAACATCAGTCTAAAAGCTGAAAATTTCACCTTATCCTACGATACTAATATTCCTCGGCAGGTAACTAGTCGAAATCCTCTTCCTTTGTTCGCCTCTTTTGCTCCCATTGCATATTGGCTGCTTCTATTCATATTGCTATGTGTGATAGCTGGTGAAAAGATATCATTATCCTTGAAAACTGGCAACATAAAAAGATTTTAGCTGTGTTTTCCTGAAGCACTGTAGATAAGTCCTAGCTATAACATTTTGTTGATATGTTTATGAGTTGGAGATTAATACATATTATCTTGACAATTTTGTTCTGTAGGCTGGGCTATCTGGTTCAAGCGCTATTGTTTGTGCTGCTCTAAGCTGCCTTCTTGACTTCTATGATGTCAGGCATTTAATAAAAGTTGAATTGAGACCTAATCTGATTCTTGATGCTGAGAAAGAGCTTGGAATTGTTGCTGGACTTCAGGACCGAGTGGCACAGGTTTATGGGGGACTGGTTTATATGGTACGCGATACAAGCATTCGTTATTGGCAGTTAAGCGCCTGCATACAGCATACATACTGCTACCTAGTGCGAACTCTATTATTtaagtttcatttttttttactcaGGATTTTAGCAAGGAGCATATGGACAAGCTGGGTCATGGCATATACAGGCGTTTGGATGTCAATCTGCTTCCTCCTCTATACCTCATCTATGCAGAGAACCCCAGTGACTCTGGCAAGGTTGTTATTGAATTAAATCAATACACTACAATTCATGCTTAAATTTTGTCATGCCACCACAAAATAAGATTGAGATGTTTCAGTCCTCCAAATCAACAGCCATCAATGTTTTATATCGTAGGTCCACAGCACTGTTAGGCAAAGATGGTTTGATGGTGACGAGTTCATAATATCACGTATGAAGGAAGTAGCGCAGCTAGCGCTTGATGGCCACATGGCTTTGCTGCAGAAGGATTATACTGAGCTTGCGAGGCTTATGAATAGGAACTTCGATCTACGAAGGTAAGTTTAATGCGCCTACCTGAGCACATGCATGGTTTTGGAATGCGAATTGAGTTTTATGTGGTAATTGTAGAGAAATGTTTGGAGATGATGTGCTTGGTTCAGTGAACATAAAGATGGTGGAGGTGGCACGCTCCGTGGGCGCGTCATCCAAGTTCACAGGCAGTGGGGGCGCGGTGGTTGTGCTCTGCCCAGATGGGGAAGCGCAGGTGGAGCTTCTCCACAGGGCTTGCCAGGAGGCTGGCTTTGTGGTACAACAGATCATAGTTGCACCCTCGGCGCTGTCGGACAAGGAGCTGACAAGCTTGTTAACTTGCTAGTGGAACGATGGATGAGCTGTTGAGGAGTTGAAGCTACTGTTTTATTTGTTTCGGAGGTAAAAGGAAACAAAACAATATAACTGTATGGTTTGCCAGGTTATGTGTTTTGATATGTGGGATGCCTTGCATGATGTGTCTGGTCGTGTGTGCTCACCTTGCCGGCCTTGGCATCCAGCTGGCCCAGGGTGGCCTGAATCATTTCTAACCCGGGCCTGGGCTGCATCCTACGCGGGCCGAGTTCGAGAACGTGGGCCTGGGCTGCCTCCTGTTGTTATTTACGGGCCTGTTCCTagccttctcttcttccttcttcctccttcctccctccccccgcGTTGtttgccgcgccgccgcagttGCTCCAAAGaatggcgccgccgctcctcttctACGATCTCAGCCTcctcccatcctcctcctcgtccattggcggtggcggcgatgacAGCTcaaacccctcctcctcccgcctccAACTCTTAGCCGCCACGGCCCGCGCTCTCGAGCTCGGTTACGCCGCCGTCGCTCTCGACCGCACCCaccgcggcctcctcgccgACTCCCACCGCTGCCGTACCGACCTTTTCCCGccactctcctctctcccgctcccgccccccgccgctctccatcgccgccacctcgcctcccccgcctccgAGCCCTTCCGCCAGTACACCCGCA
This genomic window from Setaria viridis chromosome 8, Setaria_viridis_v4.0, whole genome shotgun sequence contains:
- the LOC117866293 gene encoding glucuronokinase 1; translation: MAAAEMVLERRAYARVGLLGNPSDVYGGRALSFAIADFSATVRLRPSAELLIQPHPHHDLVAFPSLPHLVSRLQSEGYYGGVRLLMAICKVFYNHCIQNNISLKAENFTLSYDTNIPRQAGLSGSSAIVCAALSCLLDFYDVRHLIKVELRPNLILDAEKELGIVAGLQDRVAQVYGGLVYMDFSKEHMDKLGHGIYRRLDVNLLPPLYLIYAENPSDSGKVHSTVRQRWFDGDEFIISRMKEVAQLALDGHMALLQKDYTELARLMNRNFDLRREMFGDDVLGSVNIKMVEVARSVGASSKFTGSGGAVVVLCPDGEAQVELLHRACQEAGFVVQQIIVAPSALSDKELTSLLTC